In Nitrospirota bacterium, the following are encoded in one genomic region:
- a CDS encoding GMC family oxidoreductase has protein sequence MANDTHFDVIIIGTGAGGGTLAFHLAPSGKRILVLERGSYLPRETANWDSRAVFADSKYRAKTTWYDKQGKSFHPGIHYYVGGNTKVYGAALLRFRREDFEEVKHHGGISPAWPIRYQDLEPYYTQAEYLYHVHGQRGIDPTEGPASAPYRHPPVSHEPRIQELCDDLRGIGHTPFPLPLGIRLNEAQRHHSPCIRCATCDGFPCLVEAKADAHTTCVQPALAYPNVTLLTDAYVSRLATSYSGREITAVHVRRGGMPETYSADLVVVSCGAVNSAALLLQSANDQHPNGLANRSGVVGRHYMCHNNSALLALSTRRNPTTFQKTLALNDFYFSADDWDFPLGHIQMLGKTDLEMLKGDAPTWTPRWVLDGMATHSLDFWLTSEDLPDPDNRVLVASNGDIHLHYTQNNLEGHRRLVAKLKSALDAIGRKRGRLGSNIYLGKKIPLAGTAHQCGTIRFGHDPMTSALDVNCKTHDLDNLYVVDASFFVSSTAVNPSLTIIANALRVGDHILERLGARVEAWTARAS, from the coding sequence GTGGCCAACGACACACATTTTGACGTCATCATCATCGGCACCGGAGCCGGGGGCGGGACGCTGGCCTTTCACCTGGCGCCGTCCGGCAAGCGGATCTTGGTGCTGGAGCGAGGGAGCTATCTCCCGCGGGAGACAGCCAATTGGGATTCGCGCGCCGTCTTCGCCGACTCGAAGTACCGAGCGAAGACAACGTGGTACGACAAGCAGGGGAAAAGCTTCCACCCCGGCATTCACTATTACGTGGGCGGGAACACGAAGGTGTACGGCGCGGCGCTGCTGCGATTTCGCCGCGAAGATTTCGAAGAGGTCAAACACCACGGCGGGATCTCTCCGGCGTGGCCGATTCGATACCAAGACCTGGAGCCCTATTACACCCAGGCGGAATATCTCTACCACGTGCACGGGCAACGCGGGATCGACCCCACCGAGGGTCCGGCCAGCGCGCCCTACCGCCACCCGCCGGTCAGCCACGAGCCTCGCATTCAAGAGCTGTGCGACGACCTGCGTGGGATCGGGCACACTCCGTTTCCGCTACCGCTCGGCATCCGGCTCAATGAGGCCCAGCGGCACCACAGCCCGTGCATCCGCTGCGCCACCTGCGACGGCTTCCCGTGCCTCGTCGAGGCCAAGGCCGATGCCCATACCACGTGCGTGCAGCCGGCGCTCGCGTATCCCAACGTCACCCTGCTGACCGACGCGTACGTGTCGCGTCTCGCGACCAGTTATTCGGGACGCGAAATCACCGCGGTCCACGTCAGACGGGGAGGGATGCCCGAGACCTACTCCGCTGATCTGGTTGTGGTGTCGTGCGGGGCCGTCAACTCCGCCGCGCTGCTGCTCCAGTCCGCGAACGACCAGCACCCGAACGGCCTGGCGAATCGGTCGGGTGTGGTCGGACGCCACTACATGTGCCACAACAACTCGGCGCTCTTGGCGCTCTCCACGCGACGCAATCCCACGACCTTCCAAAAGACGCTCGCCCTCAACGACTTTTACTTCAGCGCGGATGATTGGGACTTTCCTTTGGGGCATATCCAGATGCTGGGGAAGACCGACCTCGAGATGCTCAAAGGCGACGCGCCCACGTGGACGCCGCGCTGGGTCCTGGACGGCATGGCCACGCATTCGCTGGATTTCTGGCTCACGTCCGAGGACTTGCCGGACCCTGACAATCGCGTGCTCGTTGCCTCAAACGGTGACATCCATCTCCACTACACCCAAAACAACCTGGAGGGACATCGGCGGCTCGTCGCCAAGCTTAAGAGCGCGCTCGACGCGATCGGCCGCAAACGTGGCCGGCTGGGGTCGAATATCTACCTGGGCAAAAAGATCCCGCTGGCCGGGACCGCGCATCAGTGCGGCACCATCCGCTTCGGCCACGACCCCATGACGTCGGCGCTGGACGTGAACTGCAAGACGCATGATCTCGACAACCTCTACGTGGTGGACGCGAGCTTTTTCGTATCCAGTACCGCGGTGAACCCGTCGTTAACCATCATCGCGAACGCGTTGCGAGTCGGAGACCACATCCTCGAACGGCTGGGCGCGCGCGTCGAGGCATGGACCGCGAGGGCTTCGTGA
- a CDS encoding heme-binding protein: MTRHGMSDPYQTKNVLRSVAISIVFAAVGAEAQVVDKQALTLDGAKKVIAAAVAEAKSKNAPGGVIAVVDDGGNLMALERLDNTFAAGANISIGKARTAALFKRPTKVFEDLVNKGRTTMVALPDFTPLQGGVPIEFEGKIVGGVGVSGAASAAQDEELAIAGANAMKTMLGAMGGDPALPVTYIPSKQVAQAFEKGAVLVGEDEQMMHAGRNYMVHASHRDKPGVAEVHELDTDIIHVLKGSATFVTGGTAADTKPTAPSEIRGSTIQGGETRRIGEGDVIVVPAGVPHWFKDVKGPLDYYVVKVR, from the coding sequence ATGACACGTCACGGGATGAGTGATCCGTATCAAACCAAAAACGTTCTGCGTAGCGTCGCGATCAGCATCGTATTCGCGGCGGTCGGCGCCGAGGCGCAGGTGGTGGACAAGCAGGCGCTTACGCTGGACGGAGCCAAGAAGGTCATTGCGGCGGCGGTGGCCGAGGCCAAGAGCAAGAACGCGCCGGGCGGCGTGATTGCGGTGGTGGATGACGGCGGCAATCTGATGGCGCTCGAACGCTTGGACAATACCTTTGCGGCCGGGGCCAATATCTCGATCGGGAAAGCAAGGACCGCGGCCCTGTTCAAGCGGCCCACGAAGGTGTTCGAGGACCTGGTCAACAAGGGACGCACGACGATGGTGGCCCTGCCCGATTTTACCCCGCTGCAGGGCGGTGTGCCGATCGAGTTTGAGGGCAAGATCGTCGGCGGCGTCGGTGTGAGCGGCGCGGCCAGCGCCGCGCAAGACGAGGAGTTGGCCATCGCGGGGGCCAATGCGATGAAAACCATGCTGGGCGCCATGGGAGGAGATCCTGCCCTCCCGGTGACGTACATCCCGAGCAAACAGGTGGCTCAGGCATTCGAAAAAGGGGCGGTCCTGGTGGGTGAAGACGAACAGATGATGCACGCCGGCCGCAATTACATGGTGCACGCGAGTCACCGCGATAAACCCGGGGTGGCCGAGGTGCACGAGTTGGATACGGATATCATCCACGTGCTCAAGGGGTCTGCGACCTTCGTCACCGGCGGCACAGCCGCGGATACCAAACCCACCGCGCCGAGCGAGATCCGGGGCTCCACGATTCAGGGCGGCGAAACCCGGCGCATCGGGGAGGGCGACGTGATTGTCGTGCCCGCCGGTGTGCCCCACTGGTTTAAGGACGTGAAGGGTCCGCTGGACTACTACGTGGTCAAGGTTCGGTAA
- a CDS encoding SMP-30/gluconolactonase/LRE family protein: MQRRWAFLIQGAVGLAAALSLSVGWAIEAPSAPSGLAKLVRLDPRFDQLVPPGATLEKLADGFTWVEGPIWQRSGRYLLFSDIPANAVLKWKEGDGISVFLTPSGYAGPRPFRGKEPGSNGLTLDSQGRLVLCEHGDRRIARLEPDGRRTVLVDRFEGRRLNSPNDLVFASNGDLYFTDPPFGLPKAFDDPGKELPFQGVYRLSRNGTLALLIKDLKAPNGIALSPDERTLYVTDVDPDRAAWRAYDLRADGTVENGRVFFDAARWKKPPFFGPDGVKVDRSGHVFGARPGGISVFAPDGTHLGSIETGLATSNLTWGDDGSVLYVTGGSAIYRIRLSTTGSGF, from the coding sequence ATGCAGCGGCGATGGGCCTTTCTGATACAGGGGGCAGTGGGTCTGGCGGCGGCTCTTTCCCTCAGTGTGGGGTGGGCGATCGAAGCCCCGAGCGCGCCGTCCGGTCTCGCGAAACTCGTGCGGCTTGATCCGCGGTTCGACCAGCTCGTGCCACCCGGCGCGACATTGGAAAAGCTGGCCGACGGATTCACCTGGGTCGAGGGACCGATCTGGCAGCGGAGCGGGCGGTATCTGTTGTTCTCGGATATTCCCGCGAACGCCGTCCTCAAATGGAAGGAAGGGGATGGGATCAGTGTATTTCTGACGCCCAGCGGCTACGCGGGTCCCCGACCATTCCGGGGCAAGGAACCCGGTTCCAACGGCCTCACGCTGGATTCCCAGGGGCGGTTGGTGCTCTGCGAGCACGGCGACCGACGCATCGCGCGGCTTGAACCGGACGGTCGCCGCACGGTCCTCGTCGATCGCTTCGAGGGCAGGCGACTCAATAGTCCCAACGACCTGGTGTTCGCGTCGAACGGAGATCTCTACTTCACCGATCCCCCCTTTGGGTTGCCCAAGGCCTTCGACGATCCGGGGAAAGAGCTCCCGTTCCAGGGTGTGTACCGGTTATCCCGCAATGGGACCCTCGCCCTGCTGATCAAAGACCTCAAGGCGCCCAACGGCATCGCGCTCTCGCCGGACGAACGCACGCTCTACGTCACGGACGTTGATCCGGATCGCGCGGCGTGGCGAGCGTATGACCTTCGGGCCGATGGCACCGTGGAGAACGGGCGCGTGTTCTTCGACGCCGCCCGGTGGAAGAAACCGCCGTTTTTTGGTCCCGACGGCGTGAAGGTGGACCGCAGCGGCCACGTCTTTGGCGCGCGTCCCGGCGGCATCAGCGTGTTTGCGCCCGATGGCACCCACCTGGGCAGCATCGAAACCGGGCTGGCCACATCGAACCTGACCTGGGGCGACGACGGGTCGGTCCTCTACGTCACGGGAGGTTCGGCCATTTACCGGATTCGGCTGAGCACAACTGGCAGTGGATTCTAG
- a CDS encoding SMP-30/gluconolactonase/LRE family protein: MKSLGATLIATIALLGCSEAQARTIDDVPAGKPDAVIDLATVEGVRLVKGAWRYSDTKIIEVDFNAPGPEGQPTGGPIKTYDFTPHAGGPDFDDSQWEVIDPTTLNQRRSTGRICFNWYRIAVTIPERIGTYDPTGSTVVFETALDDYAEVWVDGELPRALGQMGGSVVSGWNAPNRLVIGRDVQPGQTIQLAVFGSNGPLSNPPTNFIWMRVAKLEFHPGPKGPRAIAPREVNVEIVRLDPAMDALVGPNPKIFKLAEGFKFTEGPIWVRNGGYLLFSDPNSNVIYRYQDGQLSVFRQPSGYAGADVAEYRQPGSNGLTLDPQGRLTINEHGNHRVSRLEANGTLTVLADQYQGKRLNSPNDLVYRSDGTLYFTDPPFGLPRVFDDPRKELPYSGVFSLRNGTLRLISQELSGPNGIAFSPDERYLYVGNWDDKKKVVMRYEVKPDGAVTKGTVFFDMTSAPGEDAIDGVKVDQQGNLYVSGPGGLWVISPAGTHLGTIVAPKHIHNMAWGDEDGKTLYLCARSGLYRMRLNVPGTPSQSVSR; encoded by the coding sequence ATGAAAAGTCTCGGTGCCACCCTGATCGCCACGATCGCGCTTCTGGGATGCAGTGAGGCTCAGGCCCGAACCATCGACGACGTGCCGGCCGGCAAACCGGATGCCGTGATTGATCTGGCCACGGTTGAAGGCGTCCGGTTGGTGAAGGGCGCGTGGCGCTACAGCGATACCAAGATCATCGAGGTCGACTTCAACGCGCCGGGACCCGAAGGCCAGCCCACGGGCGGGCCGATCAAGACGTACGACTTTACCCCTCACGCCGGCGGCCCTGACTTCGATGACTCGCAGTGGGAGGTGATCGATCCCACCACGCTGAATCAGCGTCGCTCCACCGGCCGGATCTGCTTCAACTGGTACCGCATTGCGGTCACGATTCCGGAGCGAATCGGCACCTACGATCCGACCGGCTCCACGGTGGTCTTCGAGACCGCGCTCGATGACTACGCGGAGGTCTGGGTGGACGGCGAGTTGCCCCGCGCGCTCGGGCAGATGGGCGGATCGGTCGTGAGCGGCTGGAACGCGCCCAATCGGCTCGTGATCGGACGCGACGTGCAGCCGGGCCAGACCATCCAGCTCGCCGTGTTCGGCAGCAACGGACCGCTCTCCAATCCGCCGACCAATTTCATCTGGATGCGCGTCGCGAAGCTGGAATTCCACCCGGGCCCCAAGGGACCGAGGGCGATAGCCCCGCGCGAGGTGAACGTCGAGATCGTGAGGCTCGATCCGGCCATGGATGCCCTTGTCGGGCCGAACCCCAAGATCTTCAAGCTCGCCGAGGGTTTCAAGTTCACGGAAGGCCCGATCTGGGTCCGCAACGGAGGATACCTGCTGTTCAGCGACCCCAACAGCAACGTCATCTACCGGTACCAGGACGGGCAGCTCTCGGTGTTTCGCCAACCCAGCGGCTACGCCGGCGCCGACGTCGCCGAATATCGCCAGCCGGGATCGAACGGCCTGACCCTTGACCCCCAGGGTCGACTCACGATCAACGAACACGGCAACCATCGGGTGTCGCGGCTCGAAGCGAATGGCACGCTGACCGTCCTGGCCGATCAGTACCAGGGCAAACGACTGAACAGCCCGAACGACCTGGTCTACCGGTCCGACGGCACGCTCTATTTCACCGATCCTCCCTTCGGGTTGCCCCGGGTCTTCGACGATCCCAGGAAGGAATTGCCGTACAGCGGAGTGTTCTCGCTGCGCAACGGCACGCTGCGTCTGATCAGCCAGGAGCTGAGCGGCCCCAACGGCATCGCGTTCTCGCCCGATGAACGCTACCTCTACGTGGGCAATTGGGACGACAAGAAGAAAGTGGTGATGCGCTATGAGGTGAAACCCGACGGCGCGGTGACCAAGGGCACCGTGTTCTTCGATATGACCAGCGCACCCGGGGAGGACGCGATCGACGGCGTCAAAGTCGATCAGCAAGGCAACCTCTACGTCTCCGGTCCCGGCGGGCTCTGGGTGATTTCACCGGCCGGCACGCACCTGGGCACGATCGTCGCGCCCAAGCACATCCACAACATGGCGTGGGGCGACGAGGACGGCAAGACCCTGTACCTGTGCGCGCGGAGCGGGTTGTACCGGATGCGACTCAACGTTCCGGGGACGCCGTCTCAGTCGGTATCCCGATGA
- a CDS encoding GMC family oxidoreductase yields MISENRFDLIIIGAGAGGATLARYLAPSGKKILILERGPWLPREKRNWDVNEVAVKGCYQTNEVWLDKDDKPVRSNAHYNVGGNTKFWGAALFRFRERDFERVEHPDGISPEWPLKYRDFEPYYTKIEQMYDCHGLRGEDHTAPPMSREYPYPPISHEPPMQALVDGLKARGLHPFHLPTAIRMNEDRRFLSECIRCETCDGFPCLLGAKADAESNGARPAIAHRNVTLLTEARVQRLLTSSSGREVTGVETEINGATTIFKGDLVVVSCGAINSAALLLRSANEKHPRGLANRSDQVGRNYMYHLLGAMVVVSSKGNPTVFEKTVGLNDFYWGEKGYRYPMGNIQSTGQILPEMLADMFKEPLPGMTFDEMAANSTDWWFMTEDVPDPNNRVTWERNTVKISYTENNRASFDRLQMRWIEVLRSLEMCDHILRSNLYRSVKVGIQGVAHQCGTVRFGTDPATSVLDINCRAHDVDNLYVVDSSFYPSSAALNPTHTLLANALRVGDHLVERMK; encoded by the coding sequence ATGATATCTGAGAACCGGTTCGATCTCATCATCATCGGCGCCGGCGCGGGGGGCGCTACGCTGGCGAGGTACCTGGCGCCCAGCGGGAAAAAGATCCTCATCCTGGAACGCGGACCCTGGCTTCCGCGTGAAAAGCGCAATTGGGACGTCAACGAGGTCGCGGTGAAGGGCTGCTACCAAACCAATGAGGTCTGGTTGGACAAGGACGACAAACCGGTCCGCTCCAATGCGCACTACAACGTGGGCGGGAACACCAAGTTCTGGGGCGCGGCGCTGTTTCGTTTCCGCGAACGCGATTTCGAACGGGTCGAACACCCGGACGGGATCTCCCCGGAATGGCCGCTCAAGTACCGAGATTTCGAACCGTACTACACCAAGATCGAGCAGATGTACGACTGCCACGGTCTGCGCGGAGAGGATCACACCGCGCCGCCGATGAGCCGGGAGTACCCCTATCCGCCCATCAGCCACGAGCCGCCGATGCAGGCGTTGGTCGACGGCCTCAAGGCCAGGGGGCTTCATCCGTTTCACCTGCCCACCGCCATTCGGATGAACGAGGATCGACGGTTTCTGAGCGAGTGCATCCGCTGCGAGACCTGCGACGGGTTCCCGTGTCTCCTGGGAGCGAAGGCCGACGCGGAGTCGAACGGCGCGCGCCCGGCCATTGCACACCGGAACGTGACGTTGCTCACCGAAGCCAGGGTCCAGCGGCTGCTCACCAGTTCCTCCGGGCGAGAGGTCACGGGGGTCGAGACCGAGATCAACGGCGCGACCACGATCTTCAAAGGGGATCTCGTGGTCGTCTCGTGCGGGGCGATCAACTCCGCGGCGCTGCTCTTGCGGAGCGCGAACGAGAAACATCCGCGCGGCTTGGCGAATCGCTCCGATCAAGTCGGACGGAACTACATGTATCACCTGCTCGGCGCCATGGTCGTCGTCTCCAGCAAAGGCAATCCCACGGTGTTCGAGAAGACCGTGGGTTTGAACGATTTCTACTGGGGCGAGAAGGGCTACCGCTACCCGATGGGCAATATCCAGAGCACCGGGCAGATCCTGCCGGAGATGCTCGCGGATATGTTCAAGGAGCCGCTGCCGGGCATGACCTTCGATGAAATGGCCGCCAACTCCACCGATTGGTGGTTCATGACTGAAGATGTGCCCGACCCCAATAACCGGGTCACGTGGGAGCGGAACACTGTCAAGATCAGCTACACCGAGAACAACCGCGCGTCATTCGACCGGCTGCAGATGCGGTGGATCGAAGTTCTCCGGAGCCTGGAGATGTGCGATCACATTCTGCGGAGCAACCTCTATCGGAGCGTGAAGGTCGGTATCCAGGGCGTGGCCCACCAGTGCGGGACGGTCCGCTTCGGCACCGACCCGGCCACCTCGGTGTTGGATATCAACTGCCGCGCCCACGACGTGGACAACCTCTACGTCGTGGATTCGAGTTTCTACCCCTCCAGCGCCGCGCTGAACCCGACGCATACCTTGTTGGCCAACGCGCTGAGGGTGGGCGACCATCTGGTGGAGCGGATGAAGTAA
- a CDS encoding VOC family protein — MAARGEGIVESVAAVGMTVAEMDRSIAFYSDVLSFEKISDVEVTGEAYERLQGVFGLRMRVVRMKLGDESIELTEYLAPKGRPIPADSRSNDRWFQHVAIIVSDMDRAYRRLREHRIQHASSGPQRLPDWNKNAGGIQAFYFKDPDGHHLEILHFPAGKGDPKWHRPSEKLFLGIDHTAIVVADTERSLAFYRDALGMRVVGESENYGTEQEHLNNVFGARLRITALRAATGPGIEFLEYLAPRDGRPIPADARANDLAHWQIQIATRDADAAAGRLRGGKSAFVSPGVVTVSDGAVGFSKGVLVRDPDGHAVVLVQP, encoded by the coding sequence ATGGCGGCGCGCGGAGAGGGGATCGTCGAATCCGTGGCCGCCGTTGGAATGACGGTCGCGGAGATGGATCGCTCGATTGCGTTCTACTCCGACGTCCTGTCCTTCGAGAAAATCTCGGACGTGGAGGTCACGGGCGAGGCGTACGAGCGCCTGCAGGGCGTGTTCGGGCTGCGCATGAGAGTCGTGCGCATGAAACTGGGCGACGAATCCATCGAGCTGACCGAGTACCTCGCGCCCAAGGGCCGGCCGATTCCGGCGGACTCCCGCAGCAACGACCGCTGGTTCCAGCACGTCGCGATCATTGTCAGCGATATGGATCGAGCCTATCGGCGACTCCGCGAGCACCGCATCCAACACGCTTCCTCCGGTCCGCAACGGCTGCCGGACTGGAACAAGAACGCGGGTGGCATTCAGGCCTTTTATTTCAAGGACCCCGACGGTCACCACCTGGAGATCCTCCACTTCCCCGCGGGGAAAGGCGATCCGAAGTGGCATCGTCCCAGCGAGAAGTTGTTCCTCGGCATCGACCACACCGCGATCGTGGTGGCCGACACCGAGCGCAGTCTGGCGTTCTATCGCGACGCCTTGGGGATGCGGGTGGTCGGGGAGAGCGAGAACTACGGGACCGAGCAAGAACACCTCAACAATGTCTTCGGCGCGAGGCTGCGGATCACGGCGCTGCGGGCGGCCACGGGTCCGGGGATCGAGTTTCTCGAGTACCTCGCCCCACGGGACGGGCGCCCGATACCCGCGGACGCCCGGGCAAATGACCTCGCGCACTGGCAGATACAAATCGCGACGCGAGACGCGGATGCTGCTGCGGGCCGTCTGCGCGGCGGGAAGTCCGCGTTCGTGTCGCCGGGGGTGGTCACGGTATCGGACGGTGCGGTGGGATTTTCCAAGGGGGTGCTGGTCCGGGATCCGGACGGCCACGCCGTGGTACTCGTCCAGCCGTAG
- a CDS encoding DUF417 family protein gives MISASTAATRTDMMEGRMEMTGKLTALGAWLTRYGLVAVFVWIGAMKFTAYEAAAIQPLVANSPLLAWTYQFFSVQALSNWIGVVEVAIGVMIAVRPISATVAAIGSALAAGLFLTTLSFMVSTPPVWEASLGGFPALSVAPGQFLLKDLVLLGAAVWSWGEAMDSRRCERC, from the coding sequence ATGATAAGCGCATCCACCGCCGCAACACGAACGGACATGATGGAAGGCCGAATGGAGATGACCGGGAAGTTGACCGCGCTGGGAGCCTGGTTGACGCGGTACGGGCTGGTCGCGGTGTTCGTATGGATCGGAGCGATGAAATTCACCGCGTACGAAGCCGCCGCCATCCAGCCGCTGGTGGCGAACAGTCCGTTGCTGGCCTGGACGTACCAATTCTTCAGCGTGCAGGCGCTGTCCAACTGGATCGGGGTCGTGGAGGTTGCGATCGGTGTGATGATCGCGGTGCGACCGATCTCGGCCACGGTCGCGGCGATCGGGAGCGCGCTAGCCGCAGGACTGTTTCTCACCACCCTGAGCTTTATGGTCTCGACACCCCCCGTGTGGGAAGCGAGCTTGGGCGGGTTTCCGGCCCTGTCGGTGGCCCCCGGTCAATTCCTGCTGAAGGACCTGGTGCTGCTGGGCGCAGCCGTGTGGTCGTGGGGAGAGGCCATGGATAGCCGGCGTTGCGAGCGATGTTAG
- a CDS encoding methyltransferase domain-containing protein translates to MIVIHDTVLHAPTRETLTLDDLTVLLDPAGPNWIGTDERGRRILELFDGVRTFGQVVRAYAAEHKHDLIAAWQHVDTFARDAIRRGMLAERPIVRAPYRGRASHLGPRHLSELWLHTNNSCNLACSHCLVSSGPDGDKGLPTDVLLRALADARALGVRRFFFTGGEPFLRKDLFDLIDAVLEDPKAELAILTNGILLTPSRIEALRQRDPARLKIQISLDGSTPETNDPIRGKGSFHRIVDGIRTALGAGLSVTVSTVITEANADDLPEVTRLVSRLGGTTHHLLWLHKRGRADAQGVDRTPAVDRVIEVVRRCREVGRSLGVVVDNHEAVKARLRYPAGTKRDLASAGVSSLCVYADGQVYPSAALANVPELACGSILERSLQDIWMGSDVARAFASATVEDKAICKTCPLKFLCGGGDIEHAYCYGGSIAAHDPYCELHQAMIADALQDLTEGRKALVTNRKSGFSAPIVYTGMGEAAVTCATDETPGEVLTSRSECVLTFDLDAPRKVVRAFYGNAAETPQEELCCPVQPNPDDLAHIPTEVVERFYGCGSPVGTAGIQPGETTLDLGSGAGIDVFIAAKKVGPTGRAIGVDMTPQMLAVARDAQTRVADALGYDVVAFREGFLEQIPAETQSVDLVTSNCVINLSPDKPRVFAEMWRVLKDHGRIVIADIVADQEIPPHQRKDPRLWGECISGALTEEEFLAYLERAGFYGLQVLKKTFWKEVEGYRFSSVTVRGYKFEKTAGCLYVGQTATYLGPFKGISDEEGHWFPRNVAIEVCTDTAAKLSHLPYAGLFTVTGVTGEIDPAAGGCDPNLGCC, encoded by the coding sequence ATGATCGTGATCCACGACACGGTGCTGCACGCGCCGACCAGGGAAACGCTGACGCTCGACGACCTGACCGTCCTGCTCGACCCAGCGGGGCCGAACTGGATCGGGACCGACGAGCGCGGCCGGCGGATTCTGGAGCTCTTCGACGGCGTACGGACGTTCGGCCAGGTGGTCCGCGCCTACGCCGCCGAACACAAGCATGACCTGATCGCGGCGTGGCAGCACGTGGACACGTTCGCGCGCGACGCGATCCGACGCGGGATGCTAGCCGAACGGCCGATCGTGCGAGCGCCCTACCGCGGCCGCGCGTCGCACCTGGGACCGCGCCACCTGAGCGAACTGTGGCTGCACACCAACAACTCGTGCAACCTCGCGTGCAGCCACTGCCTCGTGTCGTCCGGCCCGGACGGGGACAAGGGCCTGCCCACCGACGTGCTCCTGCGCGCGCTCGCCGACGCCCGGGCGCTCGGCGTTCGCCGCTTCTTCTTCACCGGAGGCGAGCCGTTTCTGAGGAAAGACCTCTTCGATCTGATCGACGCCGTGCTGGAGGACCCGAAAGCCGAATTGGCCATCCTCACGAACGGCATCCTGTTGACCCCGAGTCGGATCGAGGCGCTTCGCCAGCGCGATCCCGCACGGCTCAAAATCCAGATCAGCCTGGACGGCTCCACGCCCGAGACCAACGACCCCATCCGGGGCAAGGGCAGCTTCCATCGCATCGTGGACGGCATCCGAACAGCACTCGGCGCTGGGCTCTCGGTCACGGTCAGCACCGTGATCACCGAGGCCAATGCGGACGATCTTCCCGAGGTCACCCGCCTGGTTTCCCGACTGGGCGGGACCACGCACCACTTGCTCTGGCTGCACAAGCGCGGGCGTGCGGATGCGCAGGGCGTGGATCGCACGCCCGCGGTGGACCGGGTGATCGAGGTGGTGCGGCGCTGCCGCGAGGTGGGGCGATCGCTCGGCGTCGTAGTGGATAACCACGAGGCGGTGAAGGCCCGACTGCGCTATCCGGCGGGCACCAAGCGCGACCTGGCCAGCGCCGGGGTCTCCAGCCTGTGCGTGTACGCGGACGGTCAGGTCTATCCCTCGGCCGCCCTGGCCAACGTGCCGGAGCTGGCGTGCGGGTCGATCCTCGAGCGATCGCTGCAGGACATCTGGATGGGGAGCGACGTGGCGCGTGCATTCGCATCCGCGACCGTGGAGGACAAGGCGATCTGCAAGACCTGTCCACTCAAGTTTCTCTGCGGCGGGGGCGACATCGAACACGCCTACTGCTACGGCGGCTCGATCGCGGCGCACGACCCCTACTGCGAGTTGCACCAGGCCATGATCGCCGACGCCTTGCAGGATCTGACCGAAGGACGAAAGGCCCTCGTGACCAACCGCAAGTCGGGGTTCTCCGCGCCCATCGTCTACACCGGCATGGGCGAGGCCGCGGTCACCTGCGCGACCGACGAGACGCCGGGCGAAGTGCTGACCAGCCGATCCGAGTGCGTGCTGACGTTCGACCTGGACGCCCCCCGCAAGGTCGTGCGCGCGTTCTACGGCAACGCCGCCGAGACGCCGCAGGAAGAACTGTGCTGCCCCGTGCAACCCAACCCCGACGACCTCGCCCACATCCCCACGGAGGTCGTCGAGCGCTTCTACGGCTGCGGCTCGCCCGTAGGCACGGCCGGGATCCAACCAGGCGAGACCACGCTGGATCTGGGCAGCGGGGCGGGCATCGACGTGTTCATCGCCGCCAAGAAGGTCGGCCCCACGGGTCGAGCCATCGGTGTGGACATGACGCCACAGATGCTCGCGGTGGCGCGCGACGCGCAGACGCGGGTCGCCGACGCGCTGGGCTACGATGTGGTCGCGTTTCGCGAAGGATTTCTCGAACAGATCCCGGCCGAGACCCAGTCCGTTGACCTGGTCACGTCCAACTGCGTGATCAACCTCTCGCCCGACAAACCGCGCGTGTTCGCGGAAATGTGGCGGGTGCTGAAGGACCACGGCCGCATCGTCATCGCCGACATCGTGGCGGATCAGGAAATCCCGCCGCACCAGCGCAAGGACCCGCGCCTCTGGGGCGAGTGCATCAGCGGCGCGCTGACCGAAGAGGAGTTCCTCGCGTACCTGGAACGGGCAGGGTTTTACGGCCTGCAGGTTTTGAAGAAGACGTTTTGGAAAGAGGTGGAGGGCTACCGCTTCTCGTCGGTGACCGTGCGGGGCTACAAGTTCGAGAAGACCGCGGGCTGCCTCTACGTCGGCCAGACCGCCACCTACCTGGGGCCGTTCAAAGGCATCAGCGACGAAGAGGGACACTGGTTCCCGCGCAACGTGGCCATCGAGGTGTGCACCGACACGGCTGCGAAGCTCTCCCACCTGCCGTACGCCGGACTGTTCACGGTGACGGGCGTGACAGGAGAGATCGACCCTGCTGCCGGCGGCTGCGATCCCAACTTGGGGTGCTGCTGA